From the genome of Phycisphaerae bacterium:
GACCTCGAGCGCGGCGAGCGCACGCCGCGCATCGCCGTCGGCGCGCTGGGCGATGAAACGCAAGGCGGCGTCATCGGCCGTCGCGCGCGCGGCACCCAGGCCGCGCTCGCGATCCGTCAGGGCCCGCCGGAGCAGCACCTCAATCTGCTCCGGCGTGAGCGGGCGGAACTCGAAGACCTGGCTGCGTGAGATCAGGGGACTGTTGACGGCGAAGAAAGGGTTTTCGGTGGTTGCGCTGACCAGGACGAGCGTGCCCTCTTCGACGTCGCGAAGTAGTACGTCCTGCTGGGCTCGGTTGAAGCGGTGTATCTCGTCGAGGAACAACACGGTGCGCTGGCCATGGGCGGTCAGCCGGTCGTGGGCGGCTTCGATGACGGCGCGGACGTCCTTCACGCCCGCCTCAGCGGCGTGGAGTGTGACGAACTCGGCCTTGGTGTAGCCGGCAATCAGCCGGGCAAGCGTCGTTTTGCCGCAGCCGGGCGGGCCGTAGAGAATCGCGCTGGTGAGCCGGTCGGCTTCGAGCAGTCGCCGGAGCAGCCGGCCCGGCCCGGCGAAGTGTTCCTGGCCGACGAACTCGTCGAGGTTCTGCGGACGCATGCGGACTGCAAGCGGTTGCACGCGTTGCACAGCAGCCTCCCGTTGTGCGGCGAACAAGTCCATGGACGGGCAGTATAACCGCCCGGCGGCGTCGGGTCAGGCGTTATTGCGGGCGAACCGGTAATTCAGCGCACCGCCCGGCAGCGCAAGTGTGCACCACCCAGGCGCGCTCACGCCACCGCGTGCGCGGGTTTCGGCAAGTCGTCCCGGATTTTCTGCTGCGTAACGCTGTCGCCGGACGTGGTGAACAGGACCATGTCGTCCTTGATCCGGGCCTGGAGGTGCACCGGGCGCTGCCACAGCTTCTGCAGGTTCGTGAGGCACTCGGTGGCGTACTTGATGTCCAGGTCAATCCCGATGTGCTTGTGCGCGAGGTACAACTCGCCGCGATTCGCGTAGTTCCCGTCGACCACGTAGATGTACGGCTGGCCGTGGTTGGTCAACTGGAATAGCAAAGTCTGTTTGATCTGGTTGAAGTCGTGATTCACAACCACCATGCGCCCCGTCGCCGGGTCACGCCGGTAGTGATAGAGCTTGTAGCGGTCGACGAACTCCGGCGTCAGGAATTCGTCGATGAACGTGACGTCGTTGTGGACGCGCCGGGCCTCGAAGATCTTCTGCAAACCCTGGCCCAGCCCGGTGTCCCAGCGGCGGCGCTGCTCGATCGACTCGCACTCCTCGTATTCTTTGCCGAAGCGCCCGCGGTTCCAGCGGTCCTCGATGTCGCGGAAGAGCTCGACGCCCATCTTGTACGGGTTCAGCCGCCCCGGCCCCGTCGCCAGCGTGCCCGAGTGGTGGTCGGCATAGGTGATGAGCTCGTCGTCGCGCAGGTGAAAGCGCGTCATCATGCGCGAGTGCCAGAAGGTCGCCCAGCCCTCGTTCATGATCTTGGTCATGCCCTGGGGCGCGAAGTAGTACGCCTCCTCGCGGATGATGTCGAGGCAGTCGGCCTGCCAGTCCGCGAGCCGGGCGTGATGTAGGACGAAGGCGAGCACGTCGCGCTGTGGCGCGCTCGGAAACGCCTGCCGCTGGGCCTGCTCGGCCTTCTCTTCCGCCTCGCGCTCGGCGCGCAGCCGATCCGGCGGATTGATGTAGCGCTCCATGTACGGCTTGGCCGGGTAGCGGATGCCACGCTCGACCTGCTCGCGCAGCGTGGGGCGCTGTGGCCGGCGCGGCGGCTCGGCACGGGCCATGAACGGCGAGTAGGGGTCGATCAGGTTCTCCAGCGACAGGCACACGTCGAGGAACTGCTCGACGGTCTCGAAGCCCTCCCGGTCAATGTGCCGATGGATCCGGGTGGCGTGGTTCGCCATGCCATCCATCATCTTGCGGTTAGTTTTGCTGAACCAGACGTTGTTTTTGAAGAAGTCGCAATGGCCGTACACGTGCGCCATCACGGTCTTCTGATCGACGAACTCGTTGTCCGACAGCAGGTAGGCGTAGCAGGGGTCATTGTTAATGACCATCTCGTAGATCTTGCCCAGCCCGTACTGGTGCTGCTTGCGGAGCCGCTCGTAATCCATGCCGAAGCGCCAGTGCGGATAGCGCTGTGGAAAGCCCCCGTACGCGGCGATCTGGTTCATCTGCTCGAAATCGAGGATCTCGAAGATCGTGTCGAAGAAGTCCAGCCCCTGGGCGCGGGCCACTTCCTCGATGACACGCCGCTGTCGCTCCAGCTCGGGTGGAATCGTCCTCAGCACGCGGACCTCCAGTCTGCTGTCTGTCGGATTCTATCGTCCTTCGGGCCGGCGGTCTTCTGGCGGCCGCCCGGACGCAGCTCTTTCCCGGCCGGCGATTTACGAACCGCCCGCCGTCGGGTAGATTCTGGACCGCGGCCGCCGCCTCGGTCGCGCCGCGACCGCGGGAGATCGCCATGGACGCTGAGACGCCGCCCGCTGCCACCACCGCCGAGCCCGCCGTTGTGCCGCGCCGCAAGGGCCCACCGGCCTGGGGCGTCGCGCTCTTCCTGGTCCTGCTCGCGGGCGTGATCGCCACCAGCCAGTGGCTTACCACGTCGGGCGCCCCCGTGCAGTGGATCGACGACGATCTCGCGGTGGCACTGGCCCAGGCCCAAAGCCGCCGCTGCCGCGTATTCCTGTATCTCTATGAGCCCAACGACCCGATCCATGCCCGGAATGAGCGCGAGGTGTTCGCGCAGCGCTGGGCACGCCGGCCGCTCGAGCAGGCCGTCAGTTGCCGGGTCGCCCTCCAGCCCGGAGACGTGCGGCGCGTGAAGTACGGGTACGAGGGCCGCCCGCTCTTCTTGCTGCTCGATGCCAAGGGCAACCGCCAGGGACCGGCGGTGTCCGGGGCCGTGGACGAACGCGAGTTCATGACCTTCATTGGCCGGCCCGCGCTCGATTACGCCGCCCAGCAGGCCCAGAAGGCGTCGGCGGGACAGTCTGAGGGCCAGGATGGCGCCCACCGGTAACATCGCCGCGCGTGATCTGCGCGTCGCCGGTCCGCGTCGCCGGCTCTCCCCCGCGGTCGTGGGCTTGGCCGCCGGGCTGGCGGCGCTCGTGCTATACGCCGCCACCGGCTCACGGGGTGTGGAGTGGCAGGACTCCGGCATTCACCAGTATCGCATCCTGACTGGCCGAATTGAGAGTCCGCTCGGGCTCGCCTTGTCGCATCCCCTGCACTATTGGCTCGGACGCCTGATGCTGCGTGTCCCACTGGGTGATCCGATCCACAAGCTCAACCTTTTGTCCGGTCTGTGCGGGGCCGCCGCTGTGGGCGTGCTCGCCGGTGTCCTCACCAGGCTGACGCGCAGTGCGTTGGCAGCCGGCTTTGCAGCGGCGGCCGTGGGGCTCGCTCACGCGTTCTGGCAGATGTCCGCGCTGACCGAGACGTACACCCTGGCGGCCATGCTCATGACGATCGAGTGGGCCCTCTTGCTTGGATTCGTGCATTCACAACGGCCGATCTGGCTCGTCGGTGTCTTGGCCGTAAATGGGCTGCAGGTTGCGGACCACCTGCTCGGCCTGTTTCCGTTGCTCTCATATGTGGTCCTGCTGGCAGTCCTGGTCGTGCGTGGCCGTGTCCGGCCCGGCTGGCTCGTAGTCGCTGCGGGCGTCTGGTTGCTGACGGCTTCGTGCTATTGGACCCTCGTCCTGGCGCATTGGCAACGAACGGGTGACCTGGCCGAGACTGTTCGCTCTGCGCTGTTTGGTGGCAGCGCGCGAACGACCGGCTGGACTGGCAATGTCCTTAACGTTCAGATGTCGCTCGCTCAGATCAAGCTTGTCACCTTTGCGTTCATTTACTGCTTCCCCTGTGCGACAGCAGCGGTCGCCTGCGTTGGTCTGCTGCGACGGGCACGCGGCAGACGGCGCATCTTTCACTGGGTGCTGCTCGGGCAAACCTTGCTGATCTGCGTGTTCGTCGGCCGCTACAGGATTCCTGACGTCTACAAGTACTTTGTCCCGATCTGTGCAGTGACCGCGCTCTGGTTCGGTTGGGGGGTAGCAGGGATGCTACGCCGTTGGCGTGTTGGACCTGGCAGGTGGTGGCTGCTGGGGCTGCTGACCGCGAATGCGCTGCTACCGGTGGTGGTGTACTTTTGCTTTCCCATCCTCGCCGCGAGCCACGGCTGGCTCGCGGGCCAGTTGCGGGACATTCCCTACCGCGACGAATATCAGCATTTCTTTCGACCCTGGCGGCATAGCGGACGCGGTGCTGCGACGTTGGCGTCCAGCGCCATGGAGCAGCTGGGATCCGGCGGCTGGCTGATCGGTGATAACACGACCGCCTTCCCTGTGGCAATCACCTATCTCGTGCAGGGCGGCCCGCCCGCGGTGCGCGTGTACTGGTTCCGCGAATGCCTGACCGACCCCGCCCAGCCGCCACTGACAGACGACGAACTCGGCGCACACGTCCGCGGCGGCGGTCGCGTGCTGCTCGTGCCGTCCGCCTTGATCGAGCGGCAGATTCCGCCGCCGCTCGAAATCGACAAGAGCCAGCCGCTCTGGCGCGTGGTCGCGCCTACCCCTTGAGCTTCTTGATTTCCGCCGTCATCGCCGGCACCACCTTGAACAGGTCGCCGACGATCCCATAGTCCGCGATCTTGAACAGCGGCGCCTCCTTGTCCGTGTTGATCGCGACGATCACCTTGCTGCCGCGCATGCCCGCCAGGTGCTGGATCGCGCCGCTGATGCCGCATGCGATGTACAGCCGCGGCGTCACCGTCTTGCCCGTCAGGCCGACCTGCCGGCTGTGCGGCTGGTAGCCGGCGTCGCACGCGGCGCGCGAAGCGCCGACCGCGGCGTCGAGCTCTTTGGCCAACTCAAAGATGATGCGGAAATTGTCCTCGTTCTTTAGCGCCCGCCCGCCGGACACGATGATGTCTGCCTCAGTGACGTCCTTGACCGTCCCGCCGGCCTTCGCCAGCTCCTTCACATCGATGCGATCATCGCCGGCGACCGGGGCGTACGCCAACGTCTCGCGTGCCGCGCCGCCGCCGCCGGTCGCGGCCGGGAAGCTGTTGGGCCGCACCGTCGCAACCGCCAGCCGATCCTTCGGGAACCGCACGTGACAGAACGCCTTGCCGTTGTACACGGGCCGCCGGACATCCAGCCCGCCGTCCGCGCCGATCGTCAATTCAACAACGTCGGTCGCGACCGCCGCTTGCATCCGGGCGGCGACGCGCGCCCCCAGATCGCGCCCCATGAACGTCGCCGGCAGCAGCAGCACGCGCGGCTCGACCTTCGCGACGGCGGCGGTCAGGGCCGTGCGATAGCGGAGGGCGGAATACAGGCCCAGCGCCGGCGCACTGGTCGTGATAATGCGGTTCACGCCCGCCTTGTCGAGCGCGGCCGTCGCCGCATCGAGCTTGTCACCGATCAGGCACGCCACGACCTGACCGCCGGTCTTCGCCGCCAGGTCGCGGGCGGGCGTGACGATCTGCAAAGCCGTGGGGTGAAGTTGGTCATTTCGCTGTTCGGCAAAGATCAGAATATCGTTGCTCATGTTCGCTCCAGGCAGCTCTCAGAGGTCATGGTCCAGTCGCGCACGGGGCCGGGACCCCGCCCCCATCATCAGATCGCCTTCGCCTCTTCGCGCAGCAGGCGCACCAGCTTGCGGGCGGCTTCTTCCGGCTCGCCGGGGATCAGCTTGCCCGGCGGACGTTCCGGCGGCGGCTGGAACGTGTGCAACTGCGTCCCCCCGACCGCGCTCGTCGCGAAGCCCGGCACATCGGCCGCCTTCAGCACCTGCACTGGCTTCTTCTTGGCCTTCATCAGGTTGGGCAGCGACGGGTAGCGCATCTCGCACAGCCCCTTGTCGCACGTCAGCAGCGCCGGCAGCGGTACCTGCACGACTTCCTCGGCCCCCTCGATGCGTCGCCGCGCCGTGAAGGACTTGCCATCGTCGGCCACTTCCAGCTTTACCGTCGCGCCTACGTGCGGCAGGTCGAGCAGCTCGGCCAGCGCCGGCCCAAGCTGTCCGCTGTCGAGGTCGATCTCCTGCTTGCCGATCAGGATCAACCCGTAGCCCCGGTCCTTGACGACGGCCGCGATCAGGGCGGCAAGCTGCAGCTCATCGAGCGCGTCGAATGCCGGATCCTGGAGATGAATGCCATCGTCGCAGCCGACGGCCAGCGCGGTCCGCAGAGCTTCCGCGGCCTGCGCCGGCCCGACGATTAACGCTGTGGCGGCCTCCACGTCCTTGCGTTTCTCACGCAACTGAACGGCCTGCTCGATGGCAAATTCGTCGAACGGGTTGACCACCATCTTCACACCGGTGCGGTCAATGTCCTGACCGTCGGCGCGGATCTTGATCGCGGTGGTCGAATCGGGCACTTGACGGACGACAACGAGTACCTTCATGCGCTCTACCTCGACACGGTCTGGATGTGCGGATCCCGGAAAACCGCGATCATAGCGGCTGCCGCCGGAATCTCCAAGGCGGGCGGCTCAGGGCCAGAGCATGATCAGATTGCCTAGCGCTGCCGGGGTGTAGCAATAGCCGCGCGCGCCGGACCAGGATGAGTATTCCCCGTGCCGGGCGTCCAGCCGCGTGATGTTGAGCCCCCAAACGCGGTTGCGGCGGGCTTCTGCGCCAAACGCCGTCAGCGGAATGGCCAGTTCGACGACCCAGTGGTCGCGCTCGATGTTCACCGCGACCCGCGCTCCACAGGGCCACGTCTCCGACGTGCCCATCGGCGGCTCGGTCCGGCAACCGTTGCGCGCCACCAGCAATCCGGTCGGCTTGACCTGCACGCAATACAGATCGCTGCTCGTCCCCGTCGCCACGCCGCGCGGGTCAATCAGGACTTCCACGACATCCTGGCCCCACGGCAGCGCGCCGTCGATCGTGATTGTGTTATCCGCCCGCGCGACCGGCGGCTCGCCAGGCTTCAGCCGGCAACGCACCCCCACGTACAGATGTGCCCGATCCATCGCGCAGTACGCCTGCGTGCCCAGCGCCGGCAGGTCCGTACCCGCCGCGACCGCCGCCTGGCTCAGCCGGCACAGGCGAAAATCACCGGCCGCGTTGTTCGACGCCAGCGGCCAGTCGTCCAGACGCCCGTCTACCGTGGGCGCCGTGTCCAGCATGGGACACACGGCCACCGCAAGCCGGGCGGGCACGCGAAACGTGCCGAGCGCGGCGGTGTTGAACGCCAGCTCGAACGGGTACACGCCGTCGATGTTGTACGCCAGCCCGGTCATGCTCAGTTCGAGCTGGACTGGTCGGCGCGTGCCCGCGTCGAGGCTCGTGACGACCTCTGCGGCCTGCTGCCAGCCCGGTGGGGGGACGGGCAGCAGCCAGCGCCCCTCGAGCGGGCGGTTCGTCGTGTTGAGCACGCTGCCAAACACGTCGGCCCGCAGGGTTTCGGTCGCCGTGCTCAGACGCACGCCGTTCACCGTGGCGACGACGCGCTCCGCCTGGTTCATCATCAGGCCCCACTGCGACAGGCCGTCGATCTGTCGCTGGCGCGCGGTGGGGTTCGGCTCGAACTGACCGGCCAGCTCCTGGAGCATCAGCGTCCGGGCCAGTCGCAGCACAGCGGTCTGTCGCGGCCAGCCGGTCTCCTTGCAGCTCACCAGGTTGTCCAGACAGGCGTCCGTGCACGCCCAGCGGACGATCTGGCCCGCCAGGGTCTGCGCGAGCAGCCGCTTGCCGTTGTCTTCCAGCAGCCGCAGCAGCGCGTAGTCCTGCAAACCGCGCCGCAGACGCTTGAGGCGCAGCGAGGCGAGCGGCCGATCACCCACGCCATATTGTTCCCCGGGGTAGATCAGGCCACCGGCGAGCCACGGGGTCAGGGCGCTGCCGCTGGACGCCGTGTCTCCGATCTTCGCGGCGTGCTCGATCCAGACGGCGTCGGCGCCGTAGCGGTAAGCCTGCCAGGCAATGATCCGCCCATCCGCGGCGGGGCCTTCGACCGTCAACGCGCCGCTGTACGGTGGGTAGTCGGGCATGAACCACGTGCGCTTGCCGAGTTTGCGCTCGCGTTCCATCGCCGCCGGCTCGTACCACATCGCGGGCGGCGCCCAGATTTGCACGTCGGGCAGCTCGATCGGCGGGGCCTCGTGCCAGCCGAGGCCGCGCAGCGAACGCGCCGGCAGGTGGGCCACCACCGGCAGCCCGGCTTCACTCTGCTGCACGATGCCGGTGATGCGGCGGGCCTGGTTCACCGCCCCCGACGTGAGGGGTTCGGGCGGGGCGAGCCGCACGAATGCACGCTCCAGCCAGCCCCGCTCGGCAAAATGCCGTCGGCATTCCTGCAGATATGCCGCGAGCAGCCGCGCGTAGCGCGGCGACTCCAGTCCGCCGTTGCGCTCCGCACTCGGGTAATCGAGCGTGGCCGGAACCGCCCAGGCTTCGAGCCGCACGCGGTCGTGGAAGCCCGAGCCGTCCAGCCACGGCGTCACCAGTTGGTCGTAATCCGCCCAGTCGACCTCCACTTCCCGCTCGCCGATCGGCCGGAATTTCGGGAACGAGCCCCACAGCACCGGCGTCGTCCGGTGCTCCTGGAATGTCTCCATCGTCTGGTTGACGAGCTGCACTGCGGCCGAGTGGTTCGGCAGGGTGGGGAGCAGATGCAGCTCCTCAGGCGCGGTGCGCGGCCAGCGCAAGTGCCTGGTCAGCAGGTCCTGCGCGTCCAGGCGACAAATGACGGCCAAACCGCGTCGGTCCGGCAAAGCGACCGGCAGGACTTCCAGCCGCAGTTGGCACGTGAAGACCGGTGTGGCGTCGCGTCCCCGCCGAACCTCGATCCGTCCGCTGTACTCACCGGGCGTCGCCGTCGCGGGCACGTGCACGTCGGCCCAGATGATCTCATTGCGGCGGTCAGCGAGCGTAACGGGGCCACCGCCGCGCGCTGCACGCCAGGGGACCGCGATGTCCGGGAACAGGCCAGGGGTCGCGGGGCGGGCGGCGGCCGAGGCGAACCAACTGCGGAACTGCTCGACACGGGCGTACTGGATGCGATACAGCGTTGTGACGCTCGCGGCCGGCAATGTCTCCGCGGGGCCGGTGAGGTCGGTGATACGCACATCAAACGGTCCGGCCGGCGGCGCGGCGGTGTGCAGCGCGATCTGGAGGTCGATGGTCTCATTCAACGCGGCCTGGAGACGCACTTCGCCGCGGGCTGCGGAATAGATGTCGTTCTCGAGACTGGGTGGCGTGTCGGCCGCCAGCTCCTCGTCGCCGCTCACGATCCAGAACGAGACATTGCGTGACGCGCCGGGGAGTGCGCAACCGGTCGAGAGCACCAGCGCGAGCGACACCAGGGCGAGCGAAATCCAAAGCCCTGCGCTGCGCGATTTGGTTCTCATGAGCGTGGCTCCGGCCAACCTTGCACCTGGTAGAGCTTCAACGGCGCCTCGGGGTGACCGGTGCGTGCGGCCAGGTGGATGGCCTCCAGGAGCGCCGTCACCGTCAGGTGCCGTTCCAGCAGCGCTGCGGCCCGGTCACGCGCCCCGCTGCGGACGAGTTCCGCGAACCGCAGGAGATCACTTGCCAGGAAGTCGCTCGGCAGGGGACGCTGATCGAGCGTCTGCCCACTGCCGTCCAGCAACACCACCACCTCGTCCGTGAGCGTCACGGACGCATTGTGCGCGTGGTGAGCGAGCATGAATTCGTGGCCGGGCAGGTCCCACGTGGCCCGGAGGGCCGCCGCGCCCCCGTCCGCGTATCGCAGAATTGCCGCCGCGGTGTCCTCGACCTCGCGACCCGCCGCCGCCGACGCCGCGCGAAACCGGCCGATGACGGCGTCCACCGTGTCGGGCAGCCCGCGGACGGCGACCAGGGCCTCGAGCAGGGCATATCCCGCGTCGCCGAGCACGCCGGCTGTTGCATCATTGGAACGGACCCCGCCGGGTACCGCCTTCGGTTGAGGGGCGTTGACGCGCAAATCCGAAAACCGCGGCGTGAAACCGTCCGGCCAGTGCAGTTCGTGCCAGACGTGATCAGCGACGTACTCCCACCAGGACGCCACGCGGTGGATTGTTGGAAGTTGTCGCAGGCGCGTGACGAGTTCGGTGCCCTCGGCGAAACTGCGCGCCAGTGGTGGGTAGCGCCACACATGCAGGCCCCGCTCGGCCGCCATGCGGACGAATTCCACCTCGCCGCGCGTCCCGGTGGCAAACAGGACGGCCTCCAGGCCGGGCTCGGCCAGCAGGGTGCGCGGATCATCAAACCGCGGCACGTCGCGCAGGCCCGTTCCCGGCGGCAGGCCGGCCTGCCCGAGCGGCTGGATGAGTAGGCAGCCGTCGATGGCCGCGACCAGCGGCGCGGCGCGCGCGCCGTCGGCGACCAGCCCGACGCGCACCGGGCCCCGCGATTTCTGCTCGTTGTTTGCCGCTGTGCTCATCGTATAATGAAGCGTCTCAGCATGTCTCGTTGCCGTGGAAGGAGCGCATGCGCCTGCTCGCCTTCACAATCCTGCTTTCCGTCGCGGCGGGACTGCAGGCCGACATTTTGCACCTGCGCGATGGTTCCCGCCACTATGGCGAGCTGGTGTCCCAGGACAATAACGTGATTGTATTTCGGATCGTGGCCGCCGACGGCTCGTCCGCGCTCGTCCGATCGTTCCCGGCCGAGCTGGTGCGGAGCGTCGCGCCGGGGGGACGCCCGCCCGTGACGCCGCCCCTCCCCGTCGGGACGGCGCCCGACGCCGCCTTGGCCGCGGATTGTGAACAGATGCTGCGCGAGGCGTTCGAGTTGCTCGACGATGATGACCGCCCGGCAGCCCTGCGCGCCATGCAGCGCGCCGTGCTCGGCGCGCCCCCTGCGCTCTTGGAACGCCTCGCCCAGATGTGCCGCGCGGCACGCGGAGTGGCTCTGGACGAGTTGCTCGCGCGCACGCGCGTCGACGTGGCCGAGCGGGCCCCGGCTGGTCGGGGCTTTCGTTTGCGCTACACGACCCCCTATGAACGGGCGGCGCTCGGACGCGTGCTGGCCGAGATGCACACCGAGCGGCTGAACCGGAAGTACGCGGGACGCACGGTGGCCGCGTGGGCGGCCGAGCCCGCCGCCTACACATCCCTGCAGCCTGATACCCGGGCGCTGGTGCAGGACGCCAGCCGGGCCGCGGCGGCGATCGCGGCGCGGTTACGGCTGGATCCGGCGCTCCGCGGGCAGACCGAGGAACGGACACGCCTCGAGCACACGCGTGGCGATCTCGTGCGCCTGGCCGCCCGGCTGCAGGCGTTGGCGGGCTACACGGCGCCACTCGAAGATGATGACACATTTGACCCGGCCGAAGACGCGGCCGAACGACTCGCGGCGGAAACCGCACCCGCCAGTCAACCCGTGACATGCGATGGAGAGCGCTAATGGCCCCACGGACCGTGATTCGGAAGACGGACCTGCCGGAACTGGTGAATCGCGGCAAGGTGCGCGATGTCTACAAGTTGGGCGGGCGCCTGATGATCGTGGCGACGGACCGCATCTCGGCGTTCGACGTCGTCATGGATCAGCCGGTGCCGGGCAAGGGCATCCTGCTGACCGAGATGTCGCGTTTCTGGCTTGAGACCCTGCCCGCCTGCCAGCCGCATCACCTGGAATACGTGGTCGACGACGACCATGTGCCCCCCGAGTACGCGCCTTACCTGGACCAGCTCAATGGACGCACGATGGTCGTGAAACGCGCCGAGATCCTCCCGATCGAGTGCATCGTGCGCGGCTACATCATCGGCAGCGGCTGGAAAGAGTACCAGACCACGGGGTCCGTCAGCGGAGTGACTCTGCCGCCGGGCCTCCGCCGCGCCGAAAAGCTGGCCGAACCGATCTTCACCCCGTCGACGAAGGCGACGGTCGGGCACGACCAGCCCATCTCGTTCGAGCATGCCTGCGAGACCGTGGCCCGCTTCCTGGCTCCGAAGCGCAGCATCTCCGCCGACGCGCGCGACCTGCTGGAACGTGTCCGCCGGCGATCGCTCGACATCTACACGCAGGCCGCGGCGCACGCGGAGCGCTGCGGCATCATCCTGGCCGACACGAAATTCGAGTTCGGCCTCTACAACGGCGAGCTGCTCCTGGCCGACGAAGTGCTCACGCCCGACTCCTCGCGCTTCTGGCCCAAGGAGCACTACCGGGTCGGCGACGATCAGCCGAGCTTCGACAAGCAGTTCCTGCGCGACTACCTCGAGACGCTGGCTTGGAACAAGCAGCCGCCGCCCCCGCCGATCCCGGACGACGTGATCCGCAAGACCCGTCGCGGGTACGAGGATGCTTATCGGCGCCTGACGGGGCGCACGCTCACGCTGCCGGAGTGATCTTCCCCGCCGCGGGTCCCAGAACACACCGCGTCGGCTCAGGCAGGATTGTGGTGGGCGGGCGGCGCCGTGCATTCAACCACACTTCATGCAGCCGACCGGGGGGCTGGCCGATGAGTGCAGGTGGTTGTTCGTGCGGTCACGGAGCAACCGCGCGCCGTACGGAGGTTCGCCCCTTATCGGACGGCGTGCCATTGCTGATGGCTGCGAGCCGCCGCGGGCGGCGCTCACCGCGCCCCCGGCCTGAAAGGAACTATATGGAATCGGGTACGGCCACGTTGACGCGAACGCTGTCTCCGGCCCTGCAGCGCGTGCTCGCGCGGGTGACGGAGATCAATTCGCTGCCCGAGGTGACGACCCGCATCGTGCGCGTCGTCGAGGACCCGCAGTCCACGGCGCACGACATGCACGAGATCGTGAAGACCGACCCGGCGCTGGCGACCAAGATCTTGCGCGTCGTCAACTCGGCGTTCTACGGCATGCCGGGCCAGGTCGCGAGCCTGGACCGCGCGATCCTGCTGCTGGGGCTCAGCGCGGTGAAGAACATCGCGCTCGCCGCCTCGCTGGCCCGCATGTTCAACGCCGCCGCCGTGGCCAATCATTTCCTGGCGCGCGACCTGTGGCGGCACTCGGTCGCGGTCGGGGTGGGGGCGCGCCTGCTCGCCGAAGCGGGGCAGGAGATCGCGGCGGACGAGGCCTTCGTGGCGGGA
Proteins encoded in this window:
- a CDS encoding SpoVR family protein — protein: MRTIPPELERQRRVIEEVARAQGLDFFDTIFEILDFEQMNQIAAYGGFPQRYPHWRFGMDYERLRKQHQYGLGKIYEMVINNDPCYAYLLSDNEFVDQKTVMAHVYGHCDFFKNNVWFSKTNRKMMDGMANHATRIHRHIDREGFETVEQFLDVCLSLENLIDPYSPFMARAEPPRRPQRPTLREQVERGIRYPAKPYMERYINPPDRLRAEREAEEKAEQAQRQAFPSAPQRDVLAFVLHHARLADWQADCLDIIREEAYYFAPQGMTKIMNEGWATFWHSRMMTRFHLRDDELITYADHHSGTLATGPGRLNPYKMGVELFRDIEDRWNRGRFGKEYEECESIEQRRRWDTGLGQGLQKIFEARRVHNDVTFIDEFLTPEFVDRYKLYHYRRDPATGRMVVVNHDFNQIKQTLLFQLTNHGQPYIYVVDGNYANRGELYLAHKHIGIDLDIKYATECLTNLQKLWQRPVHLQARIKDDMVLFTTSGDSVTQQKIRDDLPKPAHAVA
- a CDS encoding DUF2723 domain-containing protein — protein: MAPTGNIAARDLRVAGPRRRLSPAVVGLAAGLAALVLYAATGSRGVEWQDSGIHQYRILTGRIESPLGLALSHPLHYWLGRLMLRVPLGDPIHKLNLLSGLCGAAAVGVLAGVLTRLTRSALAAGFAAAAVGLAHAFWQMSALTETYTLAAMLMTIEWALLLGFVHSQRPIWLVGVLAVNGLQVADHLLGLFPLLSYVVLLAVLVVRGRVRPGWLVVAAGVWLLTASCYWTLVLAHWQRTGDLAETVRSALFGGSARTTGWTGNVLNVQMSLAQIKLVTFAFIYCFPCATAAVACVGLLRRARGRRRIFHWVLLGQTLLICVFVGRYRIPDVYKYFVPICAVTALWFGWGVAGMLRRWRVGPGRWWLLGLLTANALLPVVVYFCFPILAASHGWLAGQLRDIPYRDEYQHFFRPWRHSGRGAATLASSAMEQLGSGGWLIGDNTTAFPVAITYLVQGGPPAVRVYWFRECLTDPAQPPLTDDELGAHVRGGGRVLLVPSALIERQIPPPLEIDKSQPLWRVVAPTP
- a CDS encoding electron transfer flavoprotein subunit alpha/FixB family protein; translation: MSNDILIFAEQRNDQLHPTALQIVTPARDLAAKTGGQVVACLIGDKLDAATAALDKAGVNRIITTSAPALGLYSALRYRTALTAAVAKVEPRVLLLPATFMGRDLGARVAARMQAAVATDVVELTIGADGGLDVRRPVYNGKAFCHVRFPKDRLAVATVRPNSFPAATGGGGAARETLAYAPVAGDDRIDVKELAKAGGTVKDVTEADIIVSGGRALKNEDNFRIIFELAKELDAAVGASRAACDAGYQPHSRQVGLTGKTVTPRLYIACGISGAIQHLAGMRGSKVIVAINTDKEAPLFKIADYGIVGDLFKVVPAMTAEIKKLKG
- a CDS encoding electron transfer flavoprotein subunit beta/FixA family protein, with translation MKVLVVVRQVPDSTTAIKIRADGQDIDRTGVKMVVNPFDEFAIEQAVQLREKRKDVEAATALIVGPAQAAEALRTALAVGCDDGIHLQDPAFDALDELQLAALIAAVVKDRGYGLILIGKQEIDLDSGQLGPALAELLDLPHVGATVKLEVADDGKSFTARRRIEGAEEVVQVPLPALLTCDKGLCEMRYPSLPNLMKAKKKPVQVLKAADVPGFATSAVGGTQLHTFQPPPERPPGKLIPGEPEEAARKLVRLLREEAKAI
- a CDS encoding DUF4091 domain-containing protein, coding for MRTKSRSAGLWISLALVSLALVLSTGCALPGASRNVSFWIVSGDEELAADTPPSLENDIYSAARGEVRLQAALNETIDLQIALHTAAPPAGPFDVRITDLTGPAETLPAASVTTLYRIQYARVEQFRSWFASAAARPATPGLFPDIAVPWRAARGGGPVTLADRRNEIIWADVHVPATATPGEYSGRIEVRRGRDATPVFTCQLRLEVLPVALPDRRGLAVICRLDAQDLLTRHLRWPRTAPEELHLLPTLPNHSAAVQLVNQTMETFQEHRTTPVLWGSFPKFRPIGEREVEVDWADYDQLVTPWLDGSGFHDRVRLEAWAVPATLDYPSAERNGGLESPRYARLLAAYLQECRRHFAERGWLERAFVRLAPPEPLTSGAVNQARRITGIVQQSEAGLPVVAHLPARSLRGLGWHEAPPIELPDVQIWAPPAMWYEPAAMERERKLGKRTWFMPDYPPYSGALTVEGPAADGRIIAWQAYRYGADAVWIEHAAKIGDTASSGSALTPWLAGGLIYPGEQYGVGDRPLASLRLKRLRRGLQDYALLRLLEDNGKRLLAQTLAGQIVRWACTDACLDNLVSCKETGWPRQTAVLRLARTLMLQELAGQFEPNPTARQRQIDGLSQWGLMMNQAERVVATVNGVRLSTATETLRADVFGSVLNTTNRPLEGRWLLPVPPPGWQQAAEVVTSLDAGTRRPVQLELSMTGLAYNIDGVYPFELAFNTAALGTFRVPARLAVAVCPMLDTAPTVDGRLDDWPLASNNAAGDFRLCRLSQAAVAAGTDLPALGTQAYCAMDRAHLYVGVRCRLKPGEPPVARADNTITIDGALPWGQDVVEVLIDPRGVATGTSSDLYCVQVKPTGLLVARNGCRTEPPMGTSETWPCGARVAVNIERDHWVVELAIPLTAFGAEARRNRVWGLNITRLDARHGEYSSWSGARGYCYTPAALGNLIMLWP